A genomic window from Halogeometricum borinquense DSM 11551 includes:
- the sppA gene encoding signal peptide peptidase SppA: MTDRMDRLGRFTIVVSVAALAGVVGWFLFYILPEDVTSLLGILLVVATVLGGTVIGGRIASSRYSDYDVAEIAVEGPISRDGGSGRLPTRPGGASSDDVVEQIQTAADDGAVDGLLVRLNTPGGAVLPSDDIRRAVAEFDGPTIAYATDTCASGGYWIASGCDEIWAHDVSIVGSIGVIGSSVNVHELADRLGVSYERFAAGKYKDAGTALKEPSADEREYLQGLVDDYYDDFVERVAEGREMDPDAIRDTEARVYLGSRAHELGLVDELGTRDDVLDRLAARLDVESVSVREFTPSENLVSRLRGGAERVAFALGAGVASAFDADASEFRFRL; the protein is encoded by the coding sequence GTGACCGACCGCATGGATCGTCTCGGACGCTTCACCATCGTCGTCAGCGTCGCCGCTCTCGCCGGAGTTGTCGGGTGGTTTCTGTTCTATATCCTCCCGGAGGATGTGACGAGCCTTCTGGGTATCCTCCTCGTTGTGGCGACTGTCCTCGGCGGAACCGTCATCGGTGGGCGCATCGCCTCGTCGCGGTATTCCGACTACGACGTGGCGGAAATCGCCGTCGAAGGGCCGATTTCCCGCGACGGAGGGTCGGGGAGGCTCCCCACCCGGCCCGGCGGTGCATCGAGCGACGACGTGGTCGAACAGATTCAGACGGCGGCCGACGACGGTGCTGTCGATGGGCTTCTCGTTCGTCTGAACACACCCGGTGGGGCTGTTCTTCCCAGCGACGACATCCGCCGGGCAGTCGCCGAGTTCGACGGACCGACCATCGCGTACGCTACCGACACCTGCGCCAGCGGCGGCTACTGGATTGCAAGCGGATGTGACGAAATCTGGGCGCACGATGTAAGCATCGTCGGGAGCATCGGCGTCATCGGCTCGTCGGTGAACGTCCACGAACTCGCTGACAGGCTCGGGGTCTCCTACGAACGGTTCGCGGCCGGGAAGTACAAGGACGCAGGCACCGCGTTGAAAGAACCGTCTGCGGACGAACGCGAGTACTTGCAGGGTCTCGTTGACGACTACTACGACGACTTCGTCGAACGGGTCGCCGAGGGCCGAGAGATGGATCCCGACGCGATTCGTGACACCGAAGCCCGCGTCTATCTCGGGTCGAGGGCACACGAACTCGGCTTAGTGGACGAACTCGGTACGCGAGACGACGTGCTGGACCGACTCGCCGCGCGTCTCGATGTGGAATCGGTGTCGGTTCGGGAGTTCACCCCGAGTGAGAACCTCGTTTCGCGCCTCCGTGGCGGTGCAGAGCGCGTTGCTTTCGCACTCGGCGCGGGCGTCGCCTCTGCGTTCGACGCTGACGCCTCGGAGTTTCGGTTCAGACTGTAA